One Panicum virgatum strain AP13 chromosome 9K, P.virgatum_v5, whole genome shotgun sequence genomic region harbors:
- the LOC120649744 gene encoding protein PYRICULARIA ORYZAE RESISTANCE 21-like codes for MPTIKIKVDLECCRCYTKIQKVLTRIQEKGEFCIDDIEYDEKNNKVIVTGPFDPDKLADKLCCKACKIIKEIEIVEPPPPPPPKEPEPPKKEEPKPPPPEPKEKPAPPPPAKVDPPPPPKEEPPPPPPPKEEPPPPPPPKQEPAPPPPKVVEVPYPWPYPYPFPAWPAECCCHHGHGGCHCCSCGKAPEAPPPPPPQPQYIPMPQYVPQPYPCGGGGYRIVCEEDPSYACAIM; via the exons ATGCCGACCATCAAAATCAAGGTGGACCTAGAATGCTGCCGCTGCTATACCAAGATCCAGAAGGTGCTCACCAGGATCCAAG AGAAGGGTGAGTTCTGCATCGACGATATCGAGTACGACGAGAAGAACAACAAGGTGATCGTCACGGGGCCCTTCGACCCGGACAAGCTCGCCGACAAGCTCTGCTGCAAGGCCTGCAAGATCATCAAGGAGATCGAGATCGTggagcccccgcccccgccgccgcccaaggaGCCGGAGCCGCCCAAGAAGGAGGAGCCCaagcccccgccgccggagccgaaggagaagccggccccgccgccgccggcgaaggtCGACCCCCCACCGCCCCCGAAGGAggagcccccgccgccgccgccccccaaggaggagccccctcctccgccgccgcccaagcaggagcccgccccgccgccgccgaaggtgGTGGAGGTCCCCTACCCGTGGCCGTACCCGTACCCGTTCCCGGCGTGGCCGGCCGAGTGCTGCTGCCACCACGGGCACGGCGGGTGCCACTGCTGCTCCTGCGGCAAGGCCCccgaggccccgccgccgcccccgccgcagccgcagtaCATCCCGATGCCGCAGTACGTGCCGCAGCCGtacccctgcggcggcggcggctaccggATCGTCTGCGAGGAGGACCCCTCCTACGCCTGCGCCATCATGTGA